From one Bacteroides eggerthii genomic stretch:
- a CDS encoding DUF6562 domain-containing protein, with amino-acid sequence MKKYFSLLAGLILLVFTACQSDELVNGGRNGEVAASFSVQLPDDGHSAVTRAAGDGVQVNRCIMEIYLNDELYKREVSAVQADGLTAKFDVRLVTSQTYNFVFWADHVASAEGEDIKTDLHYNTADLRNIAMIGTYNGSSKDDTRDAFSASLEKLVTNAFSESVELTRPFGQLNIKTEDLALIPENQREALTPTTATLSFKNLYTGFNAATGDLIGEPITLAYEKAADVVDATGNLTVDYLFAPKAVGEQHLVNMTLAVNNAAGKLITTKDLNTIPVQRNYKTNVTGNLLTVDGKVKVTVKPTFSSPDLSETVKEVALVSEVTEALKTNTNVVVTTPPTQAETISLPKYEEEDVAVSITLPETAQDITINYSSEGGEESKNAPKELKITTPSASKVIIKAEKSTVTLNGQSYTAVEAATAENTLIVESGVTIGTLTLKKGNVKLYGKITAAVTKETGWNGTIIRCLDNQQSYDNLITDAISGYTGILIEREATFDAAKVSANSSATVGKPMKIAANATISNLKIHVDQAAVSPIEIIDGAANVTFDNLTVSSTNEYPLVKVLGTNQKITVRNSSLLLTSGKSNQSGFNIQNGGTGNVITALLENSYIGFGATKLNVDKSQDYDYTSEKSDNFKNSSYSRAITVGRNSNKAYDGTAVTNLTVNDCVFEGVYYAINTLHNVSLNINVDNSILDGRAAFNIWSTANAGSVFNVKNSKLIGRNCFSGPTEVFATVVLNDYNATDAAPVKYVRNNTITLDNCDVVSDNVPQTETNYQYGVSMRSPYYNKLILKNNTKFRETRTPRLPHVVDFNANAWRNEVVDDGSINLDGCATGATVLPSHKWSGHSYASVGTVADDGKIYIGDPDVLAGFIQSGADGKSVEVVLVRDLDMGSHNITLSTSFESISNCTFNGNNHTIANYTLSNKQYAGLLPNAIRVTVKNLTLKNANITAVNDGSNNAYAGGFIGRAYGTNVVENCTLENSIVQGINKVGGIAGFQAENGISIRKCTVKGSTIKVDTENQEYGQCGGILGYIGSVAVANEVSGNFIINTKVEAPANTNIGEEHRKSSICVGTLQGVKGQSLVIDMPFSYIQSSTFNGKTIDKTEYMGLLGGIRYEETQPSLTINGTRF; translated from the coding sequence ATGAAAAAGTATTTCTCACTACTGGCAGGTCTTATCCTGTTGGTTTTCACAGCCTGTCAGAGTGACGAGCTGGTGAATGGTGGAAGAAACGGCGAAGTGGCCGCTTCTTTCAGTGTACAGTTGCCGGATGACGGCCATTCTGCTGTCACCCGCGCTGCCGGTGACGGTGTGCAGGTGAACCGTTGCATCATGGAAATCTATCTGAATGACGAATTGTATAAGCGTGAAGTCAGTGCCGTTCAGGCGGATGGGCTGACAGCTAAATTCGATGTCCGTCTGGTTACGTCACAAACGTATAACTTCGTATTCTGGGCAGACCATGTGGCGTCTGCTGAAGGTGAGGATATTAAAACCGATTTGCATTACAACACTGCTGACCTTCGTAACATAGCTATGATAGGCACTTACAATGGGAGTAGCAAGGATGATACGCGTGATGCTTTCTCTGCTAGTCTGGAGAAGCTGGTTACAAATGCTTTTTCTGAAAGTGTGGAGTTGACTCGTCCGTTCGGACAGTTGAATATCAAGACGGAAGATTTGGCTTTGATTCCTGAAAATCAAAGAGAGGCATTGACTCCGACAACTGCTACCTTGTCGTTCAAGAACCTTTATACCGGCTTTAATGCTGCTACGGGGGATTTGATTGGCGAACCGATAACTTTGGCTTACGAAAAAGCGGCAGATGTGGTGGATGCTACCGGTAATCTGACTGTGGATTATCTTTTTGCACCGAAAGCTGTAGGCGAGCAACATTTGGTAAATATGACACTTGCCGTAAACAATGCTGCCGGTAAGCTGATTACTACGAAAGATTTGAATACTATACCTGTTCAGCGCAATTATAAGACAAATGTAACGGGCAATTTGCTGACGGTTGACGGTAAGGTTAAGGTAACAGTAAAGCCTACGTTTTCTTCTCCTGATTTAAGTGAGACAGTGAAAGAAGTAGCGCTCGTAAGTGAAGTCACTGAAGCCTTAAAAACCAATACTAACGTTGTCGTTACGACACCTCCGACGCAGGCGGAAACCATTTCATTACCTAAATATGAGGAAGAAGATGTAGCGGTGTCCATAACATTGCCTGAAACAGCTCAGGATATTACTATTAATTATTCATCGGAAGGCGGTGAAGAGAGCAAAAATGCTCCTAAGGAATTGAAAATAACGACCCCTTCTGCTAGTAAGGTAATTATTAAGGCGGAAAAGTCTACCGTAACATTGAATGGACAGTCTTATACAGCAGTTGAGGCTGCTACGGCGGAGAATACCTTGATTGTGGAAAGTGGTGTTACTATCGGAACACTGACGTTGAAGAAAGGTAATGTTAAGCTTTATGGAAAGATAACTGCTGCTGTGACGAAGGAGACGGGTTGGAACGGAACTATCATCCGCTGCCTTGATAATCAACAAAGTTATGATAACTTGATAACCGATGCTATTTCAGGGTATACCGGCATTTTGATTGAACGTGAAGCTACATTCGATGCGGCCAAAGTATCTGCCAATTCTTCGGCAACCGTAGGGAAACCAATGAAAATTGCTGCTAACGCCACCATCTCCAACCTGAAAATACATGTAGATCAGGCTGCCGTATCTCCTATCGAGATAATCGACGGAGCTGCCAATGTTACATTTGATAACTTGACAGTATCTTCTACCAATGAATATCCATTGGTGAAAGTATTAGGAACCAATCAGAAAATTACTGTCCGTAACAGTTCTTTATTGCTGACTTCCGGTAAGTCTAATCAGTCTGGTTTCAACATTCAGAACGGCGGTACCGGTAATGTGATTACAGCTTTACTGGAGAATTCCTATATTGGCTTTGGAGCCACGAAGTTGAATGTGGATAAGTCGCAGGATTATGATTATACGAGCGAGAAGAGCGATAATTTTAAAAACTCTTCTTATTCGAGAGCGATTACAGTAGGACGTAATAGTAATAAAGCGTATGATGGAACGGCTGTGACAAACCTGACTGTAAACGATTGTGTTTTTGAAGGAGTGTACTATGCTATTAATACATTGCATAATGTATCGTTGAATATCAATGTGGATAACTCCATTCTTGACGGGCGTGCTGCTTTCAATATTTGGTCTACTGCAAATGCCGGCTCTGTTTTTAATGTGAAGAATTCTAAGCTGATAGGGCGTAACTGTTTTTCTGGTCCTACGGAAGTATTTGCCACTGTTGTGTTGAATGACTATAATGCCACCGATGCCGCACCAGTTAAGTATGTGCGTAACAATACAATAACGTTGGATAACTGTGATGTAGTGAGTGATAATGTTCCACAGACAGAAACCAACTATCAGTATGGTGTAAGCATGCGTTCTCCTTATTATAATAAACTGATATTGAAGAATAATACAAAGTTCCGTGAAACCCGGACGCCGCGTTTGCCGCATGTGGTAGATTTCAATGCCAATGCTTGGCGCAATGAAGTGGTTGATGATGGCTCGATAAATCTTGACGGATGTGCAACGGGTGCAACAGTGTTGCCAAGCCATAAATGGAGTGGACACAGTTATGCTTCCGTAGGAACCGTTGCTGATGACGGTAAGATTTACATAGGTGATCCGGATGTGTTGGCCGGCTTTATTCAAAGCGGAGCCGATGGAAAGAGTGTGGAAGTGGTGCTTGTCCGCGATTTGGATATGGGTAGCCATAATATCACATTGAGCACTTCGTTTGAAAGTATAAGTAATTGTACTTTCAACGGAAATAATCATACCATTGCCAATTATACTTTGTCGAACAAGCAATATGCAGGCTTGTTACCTAATGCCATTCGTGTGACTGTCAAGAACCTTACTCTGAAGAATGCGAATATTACAGCAGTTAATGATGGCAGTAACAATGCTTATGCCGGCGGATTTATCGGTCGTGCCTATGGTACGAACGTGGTAGAGAATTGTACACTCGAAAATAGTATCGTGCAGGGTATCAATAAAGTGGGTGGCATAGCCGGTTTCCAGGCTGAGAATGGTATCAGCATCAGAAAATGTACTGTGAAAGGTTCGACGATTAAGGTAGATACCGAGAATCAGGAGTATGGTCAGTGTGGCGGTATTTTAGGTTATATCGGTTCAGTGGCGGTTGCCAATGAAGTAAGCGGAAATTTCATCATCAATACCAAAGTAGAAGCTCCGGCTAATACGAATATCGGTGAGGAGCATCGTAAGAGCAGCATTTGTGTAGGTACATTGCAAGGTGTGAAAGGTCAGTCTTTGGTTATCGATATGCCGTTCAGCTATATTCAAAGTTCAACCTTTAATGGTAAGACGATCGATAAAACAGAATATATGGGGCTGCTGGGAGGAATACGATACGAGGAAACCCAGCCTTCGCTGACTATTAACGGTACGAGATTTTAG
- a CDS encoding DUF6562 domain-containing protein: MKKSFLLLAGLILLAFTACQNDELVNGGSGNETAVSFSVQLPGANAPSTRAAGDGTQVNRCIMEIYLGDKLYGERQVVPVAGNKTATFNVRLVTSQTYDFVFWADVSGEGGIKTDRHYQTTNGLQNISLLGNYAGNDDSRDAFTGVLLSKLVTGAFNEAVELTRPFGQLNIKTTDLGSIPTDRTALIPATASLAFKGVYKGFNAHTGAVTGDLAALSYNENAAVVDGDGALTMDYLFAPKEGQLLTNMVLTMNNAAGEKITDKELSNIPVQRNYKTNVTGSMLTVSGQFVATLEPAFTGDLDKKIVEVANIADVADALKTCDNVVVTTAPAQDATIELPKYTATDKAVSITLPETTNKTVTINYTNDAGNSNPPKELTIIAPQTKKLVIDAKQTTVYLNGTKYDEIEAGTAENTLVINDGVTVDKLTVNAGNVKVFGKGTITTILKSTENTGITYIYASNQAQLPATLPQGFEKVSLEAENLKEAMAEGGVYQLKEDVDITGRSIEIPANKTATLDLNGNTITAANRGVDGIAVYGNLTLKDSKGNGRIIANKDYTGGAYGAGLIRIIGENAAMIMQSGTIYAARENATNNGQYGVAVYEGGDFTITGGKIEAGWSAVLGNGKYKTQNSVIRIEGGELISTSDYAVYLPQSGTTTISGGKVYGVGGGVCINRGTLNVEGTALITSKGTGDTGDWGDGTGNMESAAINVAAKYGDCVVNIKGGTLTAEANALVSTGNAGYTPAINVSGGTFSDPSLLGHLSAGANVKVKLLKDYEGPGLGIFYGKDKNNKEENGSRATVEIDLNQHAWNLTNDPLFGSTGYQNQYFHLEKDAFVTFRNGTVQPKEVASGRMLIQNYCHLTLDKVKLIGGSSCKYVISNNNGSCTISNSTITAAAGQCAFDVYSYKPYPGGVTVTVNGQSVINGRVEFDGDSGKKNGNLVINGGTINGNLSANNDYYDSINKNIIIKEGVTFGADVTGWDDYK; the protein is encoded by the coding sequence ATGAAAAAGAGTTTTTTACTGCTGGCGGGTCTTATCCTGTTGGCTTTCACAGCCTGTCAGAATGACGAGTTGGTGAATGGTGGAAGTGGCAACGAGACTGCTGTATCTTTCAGTGTGCAGTTGCCGGGTGCTAATGCTCCTTCTACCCGCGCGGCGGGCGACGGTACACAGGTGAACCGTTGTATCATGGAGATTTATTTGGGTGACAAACTTTATGGTGAGCGTCAGGTGGTGCCTGTGGCGGGTAATAAAACTGCGACCTTCAACGTGAGGCTGGTAACTTCACAAACCTATGACTTTGTGTTCTGGGCGGATGTTTCCGGAGAGGGAGGCATTAAGACCGACAGACATTACCAGACTACTAATGGTTTACAGAATATTTCTCTTCTCGGAAATTATGCCGGAAACGATGACTCTCGCGATGCCTTTACGGGCGTATTGCTGAGTAAGTTGGTGACCGGAGCCTTCAATGAGGCAGTGGAATTGACCCGCCCCTTTGGTCAGTTGAATATTAAGACCACAGACCTTGGGAGTATTCCCACAGATAGAACGGCGCTTATTCCTGCCACTGCATCGTTGGCGTTCAAAGGGGTATATAAGGGCTTTAATGCTCATACAGGCGCAGTGACAGGTGATTTGGCCGCACTTTCTTACAACGAAAATGCTGCTGTTGTAGATGGTGATGGTGCACTGACCATGGATTATCTTTTTGCTCCGAAAGAGGGACAATTGCTGACGAATATGGTGTTGACAATGAATAATGCCGCTGGAGAGAAGATTACCGATAAGGAATTGAGTAATATTCCTGTTCAGCGTAACTACAAGACGAATGTGACAGGCAGCATGCTGACTGTGTCGGGCCAGTTTGTCGCAACCTTAGAACCGGCGTTCACAGGTGATTTGGATAAGAAGATTGTGGAAGTAGCTAATATTGCAGACGTAGCCGATGCGTTGAAAACCTGTGATAATGTAGTTGTTACAACTGCTCCGGCGCAAGATGCAACCATTGAGTTACCTAAATATACGGCAACGGATAAGGCTGTTTCCATTACATTGCCGGAAACAACGAATAAGACGGTGACGATTAATTATACCAATGATGCAGGAAATTCAAATCCTCCGAAAGAACTTACTATCATAGCTCCGCAAACCAAAAAACTGGTCATTGACGCAAAGCAGACAACCGTCTATCTGAATGGAACGAAGTATGATGAGATAGAAGCCGGTACTGCCGAAAATACGTTGGTAATCAATGACGGGGTGACTGTTGACAAACTGACAGTGAATGCCGGTAATGTAAAGGTGTTTGGTAAAGGTACGATTACTACAATTCTAAAGAGCACCGAAAACACCGGCATTACATATATTTATGCTTCAAATCAGGCACAGCTTCCCGCCACCTTGCCGCAAGGCTTTGAAAAGGTGTCTTTGGAAGCGGAGAACCTCAAAGAGGCTATGGCTGAAGGCGGCGTATATCAGTTGAAAGAAGATGTTGACATAACAGGTAGAAGCATTGAGATTCCTGCCAATAAGACGGCTACCTTAGACCTGAACGGCAACACCATTACAGCAGCCAATCGGGGAGTAGACGGAATTGCGGTATATGGAAATCTGACACTGAAAGACAGCAAGGGAAACGGCCGGATTATTGCAAATAAGGATTATACAGGCGGCGCTTATGGTGCAGGCTTGATCCGTATTATAGGTGAAAATGCGGCTATGATTATGCAGAGCGGCACTATTTATGCCGCCAGAGAAAATGCTACAAATAATGGGCAGTATGGTGTGGCTGTTTATGAAGGTGGCGATTTCACCATAACCGGCGGTAAGATCGAAGCAGGCTGGTCTGCGGTGTTAGGTAATGGTAAGTACAAAACGCAAAATAGTGTAATCAGGATTGAAGGCGGTGAGCTGATTTCTACTTCCGATTATGCAGTGTACTTGCCGCAATCCGGCACAACCACCATTAGTGGCGGTAAGGTGTATGGTGTAGGCGGTGGTGTATGCATCAACCGCGGTACACTGAATGTTGAAGGCACAGCCTTGATCACCAGTAAGGGTACAGGCGATACCGGAGATTGGGGCGACGGTACCGGCAATATGGAAAGTGCGGCAATCAATGTAGCTGCCAAATATGGCGATTGTGTCGTGAACATCAAAGGCGGTACACTGACAGCAGAGGCTAATGCGCTTGTTTCTACGGGCAATGCCGGCTACACACCGGCTATCAACGTCAGTGGCGGTACATTCTCCGATCCGAGTCTGCTCGGCCATCTGTCTGCCGGGGCCAATGTGAAAGTCAAACTTCTGAAGGACTATGAGGGTCCGGGACTGGGCATTTTCTATGGTAAAGATAAAAATAATAAAGAGGAAAACGGTAGCCGGGCTACGGTTGAGATAGACTTGAACCAACATGCATGGAATCTTACCAATGATCCGTTATTTGGTTCTACCGGATACCAGAACCAATACTTCCATCTTGAAAAAGATGCTTTTGTTACTTTCAGGAATGGTACTGTTCAGCCCAAAGAGGTGGCGTCAGGCAGGATGCTTATACAGAATTACTGTCATCTGACACTGGACAAAGTCAAACTGATTGGCGGAAGTTCTTGTAAGTATGTTATCTCCAATAATAACGGAAGCTGTACGATTTCAAACTCTACCATTACTGCTGCAGCAGGACAATGTGCGTTCGATGTTTACTCCTACAAGCCTTATCCGGGAGGGGTAACGGTCACTGTCAATGGCCAAAGCGTCATTAATGGCCGCGTAGAGTTTGACGGTGATAGCGGTAAGAAGAACGGTAATCTTGTCATTAATGGTGGTACTATCAATGGTAACTTGAGTGCGAATAATGATTATTATGACAGCATAAACAAGAACATTATCATCAAGGAAGGCGTTACATTTGGCGCAGACGTTACCGGATGGGACGACTATAAATAA
- a CDS encoding 4-alpha-glucanotransferase, translated as MTLSFNIEYRTNWGEEVRVSGSIPELGNGHPSKAFPLQTIDGIHWAAEADIAVPESGYVLYSYYIFRDGHPIRVEWNSLPRTLYLSGNSKKTYRIQDCWKNLPEQQYFYTSAFTESLLAHRERSAAPKGHKKGLLIKAYAPCIDSDHCLGICGNQPIFGNWNPDKAVLMSDANFPEWQIEADASKIHFPLEYKFILYNKKERRAVCWENNPNRYMADPQSGANETLVIGDRYVYFNLPVWKGSGVAVPVFSLRSEKSFGVGDFGDLKRMIDWAVSTRQKAVQILPINDTTMTHTWTDSYPYNSISIYAFHPMYTDLKQLGALKDKKLMAAFNKRQKELNALPSVDYEAVNKTKWEYFHLIFKQEGEKVLASAAFHEFFESNKEWLQPYAVFSYLRDAYKTPNFREWPKYSSYDIQEIEKLCQPESADYPHIAIYYYIQFNLHRQLLAATEHARANGVVLKGDIPIGISRNSVEAWTEPHYFNLNGQAGAPPDDFSVNGQNWGFPTYNWDVMEKDGYAWWMKRFRKMAEYFDAYRIDHILGFFRIWEIPMHAVHGLLGQFVPALPMTREEIESYGLPFRDEFLKPYIHEYFLGQMFGPHTDYVKQTFIEPTDTWEIYRMRPEFDTQRKVEAYFAGKTDEDSIWVRDGLYALISDVLFVPDRHDPYKYHPRIGVQHDYVYRSLNDWEKSAFNRLYDHYYYHRHNEFWREQAMNKLPQLTQSTRMLVCGEDLGMIPDCVAWVMNDLRILSLEIQRMPKDPTQEFGHPEWYPYRSVCTISTHDMSTLRGWWEEDFQQTQRYYNTMLGHYGAAPATATPELCEEVVRKHLQSNSILAILSLQDWMSMDGKWRNPNAQEERINVPANPRHYWRWRMHLTLEQLMKAESLNEKIKELIAQNGR; from the coding sequence ATGACCTTATCATTTAATATCGAGTACAGAACCAATTGGGGTGAAGAAGTCAGAGTTTCAGGCTCCATCCCGGAACTTGGAAACGGACATCCCTCCAAAGCATTTCCGCTACAAACCATAGACGGCATCCATTGGGCTGCGGAAGCAGACATTGCAGTGCCGGAAAGCGGATACGTCCTATACAGCTACTATATTTTCCGCGACGGGCACCCTATACGTGTCGAGTGGAACAGCCTGCCCCGCACTCTTTACCTCTCCGGAAACTCCAAGAAAACCTACCGGATACAAGATTGCTGGAAGAACCTGCCGGAGCAGCAATATTTCTACACCTCCGCCTTTACGGAATCCCTTCTGGCACACCGCGAACGCAGTGCTGCTCCTAAGGGGCATAAAAAAGGCCTGCTGATAAAAGCGTATGCCCCCTGCATCGACAGTGACCACTGTCTGGGCATCTGCGGAAACCAGCCGATCTTCGGAAACTGGAATCCGGACAAGGCCGTACTTATGAGTGATGCCAACTTCCCTGAATGGCAAATAGAGGCAGATGCCTCCAAAATCCATTTTCCGTTGGAATACAAATTCATTCTATACAACAAGAAAGAACGCCGCGCCGTATGCTGGGAAAACAATCCGAACCGGTATATGGCGGACCCGCAAAGCGGTGCAAACGAGACACTGGTTATCGGTGACCGTTATGTATATTTCAACCTTCCCGTCTGGAAAGGTTCGGGTGTTGCCGTACCCGTATTCTCACTCCGTTCCGAGAAAAGTTTCGGTGTAGGCGATTTCGGCGATTTAAAACGCATGATCGACTGGGCCGTCAGCACCCGGCAGAAAGCCGTACAGATTCTGCCGATCAACGACACCACCATGACACATACGTGGACAGACTCCTATCCTTATAACAGCATCTCCATCTATGCTTTCCACCCGATGTACACAGACTTGAAACAACTGGGTGCATTGAAAGACAAGAAACTTATGGCTGCGTTCAACAAACGTCAGAAGGAACTGAATGCCCTGCCCTCCGTCGATTATGAGGCAGTCAACAAAACCAAATGGGAATACTTCCACCTCATCTTCAAGCAAGAGGGAGAGAAGGTGCTGGCCTCGGCAGCCTTCCATGAGTTTTTCGAGTCGAACAAGGAATGGTTACAACCGTATGCCGTTTTCAGCTATCTGCGTGACGCCTATAAAACGCCCAACTTCCGCGAGTGGCCGAAGTACAGCAGCTACGACATCCAAGAGATAGAGAAACTCTGCCAGCCGGAATCGGCGGATTATCCGCATATCGCCATCTATTATTACATCCAGTTCAACCTGCACCGGCAGCTACTCGCCGCCACTGAACACGCACGCGCCAACGGCGTCGTACTGAAAGGCGACATCCCCATCGGCATCAGTCGCAACAGCGTAGAAGCATGGACAGAACCCCATTATTTCAACCTGAACGGACAAGCCGGCGCACCACCCGACGATTTCTCGGTGAATGGACAAAACTGGGGCTTCCCCACCTATAACTGGGATGTCATGGAAAAAGACGGTTATGCATGGTGGATGAAGCGCTTCCGCAAAATGGCGGAATACTTCGACGCCTATCGCATCGACCACATCCTCGGCTTCTTCCGCATCTGGGAAATCCCGATGCACGCCGTACATGGCCTGCTGGGGCAGTTTGTACCCGCCCTACCCATGACACGTGAAGAGATAGAAAGCTACGGACTCCCCTTTCGCGATGAGTTCCTGAAACCGTATATACACGAATATTTCCTCGGACAGATGTTCGGTCCGCACACCGACTACGTGAAGCAAACCTTCATCGAACCGACGGACACGTGGGAAATCTACCGGATGCGTCCGGAGTTTGACACCCAACGTAAGGTAGAAGCCTACTTTGCCGGCAAGACGGACGAAGACAGCATTTGGGTGCGCGACGGCTTGTATGCGCTCATCAGCGACGTACTGTTTGTACCCGACCGCCACGACCCGTACAAATATCATCCCCGTATCGGCGTGCAACACGACTATGTGTACCGCTCCCTGAATGATTGGGAGAAATCGGCCTTCAACCGCCTGTACGACCACTACTACTACCACCGCCACAACGAGTTCTGGCGCGAGCAAGCCATGAACAAGCTGCCTCAACTGACACAGTCCACCCGAATGTTGGTATGCGGTGAGGACTTGGGTATGATTCCCGATTGCGTGGCATGGGTGATGAACGATCTGCGTATCCTCTCACTGGAGATACAGCGCATGCCCAAAGACCCCACACAGGAGTTCGGGCATCCGGAGTGGTATCCATACCGCTCAGTCTGCACCATATCCACCCACGACATGTCCACACTGCGCGGCTGGTGGGAAGAAGACTTTCAGCAAACGCAACGTTACTACAACACGATGCTCGGACACTATGGCGCTGCCCCCGCAACTGCCACTCCCGAGCTTTGCGAAGAGGTGGTGCGCAAGCATCTGCAAAGCAACTCCATACTCGCCATCCTCTCCCTGCAAGACTGGATGTCCATGGACGGCAAATGGCGCAACCCCAACGCACAGGAAGAGCGCATTAATGTGCCAGCCAACCCACGTCACTACTGGCGCTGGCGCATGCACCTGACGCTGGAGCAACTGATGAAAGCCGAAAGCCTGAATGAAAAGATAAAAGAACTTATCGCACAAAACGGACGATAA
- a CDS encoding DUF6562 domain-containing protein, translating into MKKLLIAVCSLLSISLLGGCSVRELPEDGGVDPTIVHTEIVLLPGADMTPFDVPEFSTRAADPREYKVRYIVEVYADDKFDQSLQFRRQLICDEGDTEDVTLECDLHARNYRVVAWRDFVLASGVSGNVADDCFYTTSDFSAVKLKGDYTGGTDYKDVFCGQAALDLSPYRCQSEAGHREEMQLERPLAKVELITTDIVKYLNKLEQTKSIRDAAIDDFTVQVLYTGYFPVGFNVVSNRPNEAVMGIKFTSNLLVLSDNEACLAFDYVLVNGEESSVTLEMIIYNEEGQEVNRVTGVEVPLKRNKITMVRDEFLTREFAPGIGIDPGFDGEINVVVP; encoded by the coding sequence ATGAAAAAACTGTTGATAGCTGTCTGCAGCTTGTTGTCCATATCCCTGCTGGGAGGATGCAGCGTGCGCGAATTGCCGGAGGACGGCGGAGTAGACCCTACGATTGTGCATACCGAAATAGTCCTGTTGCCCGGTGCGGACATGACCCCGTTCGATGTTCCGGAATTCTCCACCCGCGCCGCCGACCCTCGTGAATACAAGGTGCGTTACATCGTGGAAGTCTATGCCGATGATAAGTTCGACCAAAGCCTGCAATTTCGCCGCCAACTCATTTGTGATGAGGGAGATACGGAGGATGTGACTTTGGAATGTGACCTTCATGCACGCAACTACCGGGTGGTGGCATGGCGCGACTTTGTGCTTGCTTCCGGAGTTTCCGGCAATGTTGCCGACGACTGTTTTTATACTACCTCTGATTTCTCTGCCGTCAAACTGAAAGGAGACTATACGGGCGGAACCGACTATAAGGATGTGTTCTGCGGGCAAGCTGCCCTTGACCTTTCACCCTATCGCTGCCAATCGGAAGCCGGACACCGCGAGGAGATGCAACTGGAGCGTCCGTTGGCAAAGGTGGAGTTGATTACCACCGACATTGTCAAGTACCTCAACAAGCTGGAGCAAACGAAAAGTATCCGGGACGCAGCCATAGATGATTTTACGGTGCAGGTGCTTTATACCGGATATTTCCCCGTAGGCTTTAATGTTGTCTCCAACCGCCCCAATGAGGCGGTTATGGGCATAAAGTTCACTTCCAACCTTCTCGTCCTTTCAGACAATGAAGCCTGTCTGGCTTTCGACTACGTGCTGGTGAACGGCGAAGAATCTTCCGTCACCTTAGAAATGATCATTTACAACGAGGAGGGACAGGAGGTGAATCGCGTCACCGGGGTGGAAGTGCCTCTCAAGCGGAACAAGATAACCATGGTGCGCGATGAGTTCCTTACTCGTGAATTTGCTCCCGGCATCGGTATTGACCCTGGTTTTGACGGAGAGATAAACGTGGTGGTTCCTTAA